One region of Gemmatimonadaceae bacterium genomic DNA includes:
- a CDS encoding ABC transporter ATP-binding protein has translation MNELRLSINGVTKRYPGSAGAAVSDVSLDVEPGSILGLLGPSGAGKTTLLRLIAGFERIDAGTITVGGRTMSGAGVNVPAESRGIGFVFQQSALFPHLNARKNIAFGLRHLSAAERMAAMDRVVELCALKPLLDRYPHQLSGGEQQRVALARALARDSGVVLLDEPMSNVDVRLRATIAAELRSILRASHITAVFVTHDHADAFAIADRVAVMRDGVIEQVGSPHSVYGSPASPFVARFVSDANFLPGRHCKLGVETEIGCLPCALSEGEPIGTPLVAMVRADELAPEYDPEGTATVEQAIFTGSTVTYSVRTASGQLLQCVVPSAWNHRVDVGARVRIVARAHSIRCFTPAELAG, from the coding sequence GTGAACGAACTGCGCCTCTCGATAAACGGCGTCACCAAGCGCTACCCGGGCTCGGCCGGCGCCGCGGTGAGCGACGTCTCCCTCGACGTAGAGCCCGGCTCGATCCTCGGATTGCTCGGCCCGTCCGGCGCCGGCAAGACGACACTCCTCCGATTGATCGCCGGGTTCGAGCGCATAGACGCGGGGACCATTACGGTCGGTGGACGAACCATGAGCGGGGCTGGAGTGAACGTGCCGGCCGAGTCGCGCGGCATCGGATTCGTGTTCCAGCAAAGCGCGCTCTTCCCCCACCTCAACGCGCGGAAGAACATCGCGTTCGGGCTCCGGCATCTGAGCGCCGCCGAGCGGATGGCGGCCATGGATCGCGTGGTAGAGCTCTGCGCCCTCAAGCCGCTGCTCGACCGGTATCCGCACCAGCTCTCGGGCGGCGAGCAGCAGCGCGTGGCGCTGGCCCGCGCGCTCGCGCGCGATTCCGGAGTCGTGCTCCTCGACGAGCCGATGTCGAACGTGGACGTGCGGCTGCGCGCGACGATCGCCGCGGAGCTGCGCAGCATTCTCCGGGCGAGCCACATCACGGCGGTGTTCGTGACGCACGATCACGCGGACGCGTTCGCGATCGCCGACCGGGTAGCCGTGATGCGCGACGGCGTGATCGAGCAGGTGGGCAGCCCCCACTCCGTGTACGGCTCGCCGGCGTCGCCGTTCGTCGCGCGCTTCGTGAGCGACGCGAACTTTCTCCCCGGCAGGCACTGCAAACTCGGCGTCGAGACGGAGATCGGGTGTCTTCCCTGCGCCCTGTCCGAGGGCGAGCCGATCGGGACGCCGCTCGTCGCGATGGTGCGCGCCGACGAGCTGGCGCCGGAGTACGATCCGGAAGGGACGGCGACCGTCGAGCAGGCGATCTTCACGGGGTCCACCGTGACGTACTCGGTCCGGACGGCTTCCGGGCAATTGCTCCAGTGCGTGGTTCCCTCGGCGTGGAATCACCGCGTGGACGTCGGGGCGCGGGTTCGCATCGTGGCGCGCGCGCACTCGATCCGCTGCTTCACTCCGGCCGAGCTGGCGGGCTAG
- a CDS encoding class IV adenylate cyclase yields the protein MLEVEVKAVVDDVAARKARLVAAGATHAFSGRMIDLRYDTPDRALAAADHVLRVRVCQSPEGGTVQLDWKGPTRIESGLKTREEYTSGASDLAGLSAILEALDYVVTREIEREVWTYRLGEATVRFEHYPRMDDLVEVEGTPDAIERAIEALGMERAAFTAERLPDFAGRFEARTGERAALCAAELAGEYKYDLEQA from the coding sequence ATGCTTGAGGTAGAGGTGAAGGCGGTGGTCGACGACGTGGCCGCGCGGAAGGCGCGGCTCGTCGCGGCCGGTGCAACGCACGCCTTCTCGGGACGGATGATCGATCTCCGATACGACACGCCGGACCGCGCGCTCGCGGCGGCGGATCACGTGCTGCGCGTGCGCGTGTGCCAGAGTCCGGAGGGCGGGACGGTGCAGCTGGATTGGAAGGGGCCCACGCGCATCGAGTCCGGACTCAAGACGCGCGAGGAATACACATCGGGGGCGTCGGACCTCGCCGGGCTCAGCGCGATTCTCGAAGCGCTCGACTACGTCGTCACGCGGGAGATCGAGCGGGAAGTGTGGACGTACCGCCTGGGTGAGGCGACCGTGCGGTTCGAGCATTATCCGCGGATGGATGATCTCGTCGAGGTCGAAGGCACGCCGGACGCGATCGAGCGCGCGATCGAGGCGCTGGGAATGGAGCGCGCGGCGTTCACCGCCGAGCGGCTCCCTGATTTCGCGGGCAGGTTCGAGGCGCGGACCGGCGAGCGCGCGGCGCTCTGCGCCGCGGAGCTGGCCGGCGAATACAAGTACGACCTGGAGCAGGCCTGA
- a CDS encoding iron ABC transporter permease, whose translation MGAWPVMLLAAIVAAPVIAVAVAAMEPRWEVWRHLFETRLASLAWNTARLLVGVALGAGVLGVLLGWLIAVHQFPGRGFFEWALVLPLAMPAYVYGFVVIAFFDFTGPVQTWMRGALGPGAGLPDIRSYWGVVLTMSLVFYPYVYLLARSAFAERGILLVEAAKSLGQSPRAAFWRLALPLARPALASGLALALMETLADVGTVSVFSYDTFSTAVYRVWFGMLDRTAASQIALVLILFAAALVATERFARRRAAHTVSDARRTRRIEVSRGKQWLSTGICTAVLGVAFVLPATMLVIWTTRSVRAGTVASTYPSLVGNTLLIAVTAAAITVGAALLLAYTARQFRSRKLRALTAVALLGYAIPGSVVAVGVLLALSFADRIAGAVIGSPPAFLITSSVVALLFAYTVRFVAAAYYPVQAGLARISPAIDESARALGATPRRILREVHAPMLRGSLVAASILVVVEVLKELPATMLIRPFGFQTLAVEVWERTNDAMWIEAAPPSLAIVALGALLVGWLTRAGARRRALP comes from the coding sequence ATGGGAGCGTGGCCCGTGATGCTGCTCGCCGCGATCGTGGCGGCGCCGGTGATTGCCGTCGCCGTCGCCGCGATGGAGCCGCGGTGGGAGGTGTGGCGGCACCTGTTCGAGACACGGCTGGCATCGCTGGCCTGGAACACGGCGCGGCTGCTCGTGGGCGTCGCGCTGGGTGCCGGCGTGCTCGGCGTGTTGCTCGGCTGGCTGATAGCGGTGCACCAGTTTCCGGGCCGCGGGTTTTTCGAGTGGGCGCTCGTGCTTCCGCTGGCGATGCCCGCGTACGTGTACGGCTTCGTGGTGATCGCGTTCTTCGATTTCACGGGACCGGTTCAGACGTGGATGCGAGGCGCGCTCGGTCCGGGCGCGGGACTGCCGGACATCCGGTCGTATTGGGGAGTAGTGCTGACGATGTCGCTGGTGTTCTATCCGTACGTGTATCTGCTCGCGCGGTCGGCGTTCGCCGAGCGCGGAATCCTGCTCGTCGAGGCCGCGAAGAGCCTCGGCCAGTCGCCGCGCGCCGCGTTCTGGCGCCTCGCGCTCCCGCTGGCGCGCCCCGCCCTGGCGTCCGGCCTTGCGCTCGCGCTCATGGAGACGCTGGCCGACGTGGGGACAGTGTCGGTCTTCTCGTATGACACTTTCTCCACCGCGGTTTACCGCGTCTGGTTCGGGATGCTCGACCGCACGGCGGCCAGCCAGATCGCGCTCGTCCTCATCCTGTTCGCCGCAGCGCTGGTCGCGACGGAGCGTTTCGCCCGCCGGCGCGCGGCGCACACCGTGAGCGACGCGCGCCGGACGCGCCGTATCGAGGTGAGCCGGGGCAAGCAATGGCTCTCCACCGGCATCTGCACCGCGGTGCTCGGCGTCGCGTTCGTCCTTCCCGCGACCATGCTGGTGATCTGGACCACGCGCTCGGTCCGCGCGGGGACGGTCGCGAGCACGTACCCCTCGCTGGTCGGAAACACGCTGCTGATCGCGGTCACGGCGGCCGCGATCACCGTCGGTGCCGCGCTGCTGCTCGCCTACACCGCGCGGCAGTTTCGCTCGCGCAAGCTGCGCGCGCTCACGGCCGTCGCGCTGCTTGGCTATGCGATTCCGGGCTCGGTCGTCGCCGTCGGCGTGCTGCTGGCGCTCTCCTTCGCCGACCGGATCGCCGGAGCGGTCATCGGCTCGCCGCCCGCGTTTCTGATCACCTCATCGGTGGTGGCGCTGTTGTTCGCGTACACCGTGCGGTTCGTGGCGGCGGCGTATTACCCGGTGCAGGCCGGGCTGGCGCGCATCTCTCCGGCGATCGACGAATCGGCGCGCGCGCTCGGCGCCACTCCGCGGCGGATTCTGCGCGAGGTGCACGCGCCCATGCTCCGCGGCTCGCTGGTGGCGGCGTCGATCCTCGTCGTCGTCGAAGTCCTGAAGGAGCTCCCCGCGACGATGCTCATCCGGCCGTTCGGCTTTCAGACGCTCGCGGTGGAGGTTTGGGAGAGGACCAACGACGCCATGTGGATCGAAGCCGCGCCGCCGTCGCTCGCCATCGTGGCGCTGGGCGCGCTGCTGGTCGGGTGGCTCACGCGAGCCGGCGCGCGCCGGAGAGCACTGCCGTGA